From a region of the Cyclopterus lumpus isolate fCycLum1 chromosome 5, fCycLum1.pri, whole genome shotgun sequence genome:
- the LOC117730860 gene encoding protein phosphatase 1 regulatory subunit 12B-like isoform X4: MGNSCMHERLSRLSSSGSSDVSNDTSTNHAESYFLRRENRLSARKRAEEEAANNDYKKMYEKALATNQRLKSRLETSKQELAMIQDQLQRAQKDCGFNRLETEKKESRSLQKRISDMEEQLKVKGELKVENQRLKDENGALIRVITKLSK; the protein is encoded by the exons ATGGGGAATTCCTGCATG cACGAGAGACTGTCGAG ACTGAGCTCGTCTGGATCCTCGGACGTCTCCAACGACACGTCAACAAACCACGCCGAGTCCTACTTCCTGCGGCGAGAGAACAGGCTGTCTGCGAGGAAACGGGCAGAAGAGGAAGCTGCAAACAACGACTATAAGAAG ATGTATGAAAAGGCACTGGCCACCAATCAAAGGCTGAAGTCCAGGCTGGAAACAAGTAAACAGGAACTGGCCATGATTCAGGACCAGCTGCAAAGAGCACAG AAGGATTGTGGCTTCAACAGGCttgagacagaaaaaaag GAAAGTCGGAGTCTACAAAAGAGGATATCAGATATGGAAGAACAGTTGAAG GTCAAAGGAGAGCTGAAGGTGGAAAACCAGAGGCTGAAGGACGAGAATGGAGCTTTAATCCGGGTCATCACTAAACTGTCCAAGTGA